The window ACTGAGTCACCATAGAAAGGAATGATGGAAATGGCAGAAGTATCTATGTGTCAAAGCTGCGGTCTACCTTTTAACAGAGAACACGCTCACTTTATTGCAACAGAACCTGACGGAAGCAGAAGCATTTACTGCACAAACTGTTATAAAAGCGGAAAATTTATTGACCCGGACATGACTATGGAAGAAATGATCGATACGATCGTACCTGTTTTAGGTAAATCCATAGGCAAGGAAGAAGCAAGAAATGAAATGACAGCTTTATTGCCGACTCTTAAGCGCTGGAAATAATCACAATACGGATAAAATCAAACCTAACCTGCTGATATGATGACAAGGGGCTGCCGTAAAAAGAAGACCAAAGCCAGATATTGCTGCACTGATGTGTTATATGCAATATCCGGCCCGGATCCTCCGTTTTGCGGCAGCCCCTTAATTTAAAACATTGCCCGGCATTTCATTGAATTACAACAGGTCATCTTCTGTCAGAGGCCAACATGGCATAATAACAGTGGTCACAGATCCCCTGATTATTACGTCCGGCCTGGCGCATTGTTCCCTCATATCTCATACCGCATTTAGCCATGACAGCTCCGGAGTTGGCATTTAAAGGGTCATGTATTGCTTCTATGCGGTTCATCCCTACTTCATCAAACAAATAATCCATTACCCGTTTAAGCGCCTCAGAAGTAATTCCTTTGTGCCACCACCTGCGGCCAATGCAATATCCGATCTGGGCTGAGGCAACGCTGTCATCTAAGTATACCACACTTATGGAACCAATGGGTTCAGCCGGTGATTCTTTTAAAGCAATCGCCCACTGATATTTGTCCGCCCTGGAATAAGCGTTTACCCATTCGTTCAATACCATTCTGCTGATGCCGGCATCCTTATGGGCCGGCCATGTGAGATATTTTGTTACATCGGTATCGGAAGCCCAATTTTGAAACATTGCTTCAGCATCTTCCAGGGTAAACCGCCGCAGTACCAACCGTTGTGTTTCCAGATATTCCGTTCCCAGATGTTTCATGGCATTCTCCTTTTTCCCGCTTTTTTCCAGCTATTTGTACCATAATACTAAAAAAACGGTTGAGGGTCAATACCAGCTTTTAACATCTGCATTGCAGACACGCAGCCAGCCACTTAACAGCCCTGCCGTCACTCCGCCCTTTTCTCACAGTGAGACGCAGACCGTCTTTTTGCAGGAATCCAGATACAGGATCCTGTTCTCAATACCGTACAATTCTTTTACAGCCTGTTCCGTAATAATATCCTTCCCCTTCCCCACGCAGTGCTTTTTATTTTTGTAAAGCAGCAGCACATTGGCATCCGCCAAAAACCCGTGATCCGGAAAATGGGTTGTCATGATCACTGTCCTGTCAAGCTTTTCAACAAGACCGCAGATGTGGGAAATGATCCTGGCCTGGTTGCCGAAATCCAGATTAGAAACAGGTTCATCCAAAACCAATATGGGCGTTTGCTGGGCAATGGCCCGCGCGATCAGGGTAAGCTGCCTCTCTCCTCCGCTGATCCGGGTATAATCCTTGTTGCAAAGATATTCGATCCCCAGCAGTTCCATGGCTTCTTCCACTGCCCTCCGGTCTTCTCCGTTAAGCTTGCCCAAGCCCTGCTGATGAGGATTCCTTCCCATGGCAATGACCTCCTTAACCGTAAAAGCAAAGGGCGGGACATGGTTTTGTGGAACATAGGCGATCTGCTTTGCCAGCTCCTTCCGGTTCCAGCTTTCGAGAGGAATGTCATTTAATGAGATGCTGCCGTTTATGGGCCCCAGCAATCGAAGGACTGTCTTAAAAAACGTGGTTTTCCCCACGCCGTTTGAGCCCAGAACACACCACATTTCCTTTGCCTTGATGGTCATATTGATATGTTCAATCACCTCATGGCCATGATAGCCGCAGCTGAGATCTTTCATTTCCATTTTCATTTGCTTCACCAACCGCTTTCTCTTCTGCTCATCAGAAATATGAGGAAAGGGATTCCAACCAGGGACGTTGTGATTCCAAGGGGAATTTCAATGGTCATTAAGCTGCGGCACAAGTCATCCATCAGCAAAAGGTAAACCGCCCCTAAAAGCAGGGAGCCTGGAATCACATATTTGAAATTGGGCCCCATCATCATTCTTGCAAGATGAGGAACGATCAGCCCGATCCAGCCGATTGTCCCGGTCACTGATATGGAATACGCCGTTAAAACGGTAGCTGAAACAGTGATGATCACTTGAAGCAGCCGTGTATTCACTCCCAAAGACTTTGCCTCCTCCTCACCCAGGGCAAGAATATTGATCTTATTGCTGCAGAACACCAAAACCGCAATGCATATGGAAAAGGGCGCCATCATGCCCAGGGCATCCTGGTAAGTGGCTTTATTTAAGCTCCCCATCAGCCAAAAGGTGATTTCCGGCAGCTTGTTTTCCGTATCCGCAGTGTATTTCATCAAGGTGATCAACGACTGAAACAGGCCGCTGACTAAAATTCCCCCAAGGACCAATAAAAACACCATGTTATTGCCTTTTCCGATCCGCGCGGCAATAAACCAGGCCATCATAACAGCCAGAAGGCCAAATGCAAATGCCATCATCTTGGTGCCAACAATGCCAACCGACAAAACAATGCCCAGCACAGCACCAAAAGAAGCGCCCGAAGACGCTCCCAGTAAGTCAGGTGACACAAGGGGATTCTTAAACATCCCCTGATACGCCGCGCCGCTGACCGCCAGTGCTCCCCCTACCTGGATGGCAGCAAATATCCGCGGCAGCCGGACCTGATAAATGATATGGGAGATCTGCTCATTGTCCGAATAACCTGACAGCACCTTCATAACGTCTGCCAGCGATATAGGGAAGCGTCCTGCCAGCAAAGACACTAATATGGAAACCAGCAGAAGAACTGCAAGCAGCCAAAGCACCTGCGCCGGCGGTATTTTATTTTTTGTTTGATCCACTTCCGATCATCCTATCTTCATTTTTTTAATATTTCCTTTTTGAAAGTTTTCACCTATACGGGTCTCTCCCAGGCAATAGGAACAAAGGGCCGCAGGCATGGTAAACCGGAGGCGGCAATCCTGCATATCCGCCGAAAGAAGGTTTTTTCCCCTGCGGAAATATTCCGCGGCATCAAAAGAGCCTTGTCCTGTAATTCCGTTAAGGAATAATATGTCAGCTTTAGGATTTGCCATCTTTACCTTGAAGGCAAAGACCTCTCTTTCCGCCTGGGATACAATATCCCCTTTTGTAATAATAATCAGGTCTGCATAACGCAGCATGGGCCCGATTTTATGAGGGGTATTAATGCCTGATAAATTATCAATGACACATACCGCCAAAAATTCACGCAAATGAGGAGAACAGCGGTTGCACAGCCCGGCGCTTTCGATCACAAGGTATTCAAAATCATTTTTAAAGCCCCAGGCCGCACACTCTTCAATGTTGCTGACAAAAAAATGGTCTGGACATAAATTACCCGAAAGCCCCACAACAGAAGAGATCTGGTGCTCCCCGAACCGGTCTGAATCCGAGCTGGATAAGCAGTCAAACTTTGCCACTCCCACCTTTTCTTTTCCCAGCTGTTGGATGATCCGGATCAGAACTGAGGTTTTTCCCGCAGAAGGCGGCCCGGAAACCGTAATCAATTTCATGGGCATAATACACCCCCGGGATGAAGCCTGTGCCACTCCTGAAAAAAGACATCCAGGCAGTGTTCCGCCAAAGCAGGAATATCATGTTCACGGATAAAATCCCAGCCCAGCCACTGAAAAGCGGCACCAGGCGGCAGCTTTGCATCCACCTCTCCGTTCATAGGCGGCGTATAGGCCTTCACACAAGCCTGGGCGAAGTCCTTTCCGGTGATATAATCCGTAATATCCTTTACATTCTCAGCCTCATCCTTTCTCACAAGCATATACATGGGCAAGGTAATTGCTCCGTCATCAGGCCATATAATCTCCACCTCATCCCGCACGCAGGTCTGGGCGAAAAACCAGGAAACCAGATAAATGGCTCCTCCTTCCTGCCTGCTGCTTCCCGCTGTCTTTGACATCACACTTCCATGGAGGGCGTGTTTCACGTTCCCGGCAAATTTCCGGATCCCTTCCTCGCCATACAGCTTATATAAGTATAAAAACATGGCATTGGATATGGTTTCCCGGTCTTTTCCAAAGATAATGATGTTGTTCTCATAAACCGGGTCAAGTAAGTCTTCCAGAGTCCTGGGAACCGGAAGGCTGCCCAGCCGTTTTTTATCGATCATAAACATTTCGGCCATTACGCCGTAAACCGTATAAATATCCTCCGGGTCCCACAGGCCTGCCGCCTTTAATGCAGGATTCATGTTTTGGATGTAGCCTCCTGCAAATATACCGGCCATTTTCTTTTGAAAATCCAAGCCAAGGTATTCATTAAATTCTTTTGAAAACAGCAGTCCGGGAAAACGCTTTGGATCAGGGTCTGCCCAGGATTCTTCGCAGGTATCGTTTGTCATTTTCCCAAATTCCAAGTAGCACTTTCTTGAAATCCCATAGTGCTCTTTGTGTTTCCGCTCCAGATCTTCCAATGCATCACGGAAGGTGAATTTTAGGGGGCATATGGTATTTCCATAAAAATCCAGCTTCTCTCCCGGCGAAAAATCTTCCAGCAGATACTGGCGCTCTGCTTCTGCCTTTAAAACGGCATGATCCAGATGGTATAAAAAAAGTTCCTGATTGACCCCTCTTACATATAACAAGGTCTTTAACATGGTATCCGGCCCAACCTCTTCTAAAAAATCCTCCGGTTCTTCATATTCAAAGCCATTTGACCGGAACAC of the Lacrimispora indolis DSM 755 genome contains:
- a CDS encoding GNAT family N-acetyltransferase, producing the protein MKHLGTEYLETQRLVLRRFTLEDAEAMFQNWASDTDVTKYLTWPAHKDAGISRMVLNEWVNAYSRADKYQWAIALKESPAEPIGSISVVYLDDSVASAQIGYCIGRRWWHKGITSEALKRVMDYLFDEVGMNRIEAIHDPLNANSGAVMAKCGMRYEGTMRQAGRNNQGICDHCYYAMLASDRR
- a CDS encoding GTP-binding protein, which encodes MPMKLITVSGPPSAGKTSVLIRIIQQLGKEKVGVAKFDCLSSSDSDRFGEHQISSVVGLSGNLCPDHFFVSNIEECAAWGFKNDFEYLVIESAGLCNRCSPHLREFLAVCVIDNLSGINTPHKIGPMLRYADLIIITKGDIVSQAEREVFAFKVKMANPKADILFLNGITGQGSFDAAEYFRRGKNLLSADMQDCRLRFTMPAALCSYCLGETRIGENFQKGNIKKMKIG
- a CDS encoding ABC transporter substrate-binding protein — encoded protein: MITGTMKLKEILKQYPESFEVFRSNGFEYEEPEDFLEEVGPDTMLKTLLYVRGVNQELFLYHLDHAVLKAEAERQYLLEDFSPGEKLDFYGNTICPLKFTFRDALEDLERKHKEHYGISRKCYLEFGKMTNDTCEESWADPDPKRFPGLLFSKEFNEYLGLDFQKKMAGIFAGGYIQNMNPALKAAGLWDPEDIYTVYGVMAEMFMIDKKRLGSLPVPRTLEDLLDPVYENNIIIFGKDRETISNAMFLYLYKLYGEEGIRKFAGNVKHALHGSVMSKTAGSSRQEGGAIYLVSWFFAQTCVRDEVEIIWPDDGAITLPMYMLVRKDEAENVKDITDYITGKDFAQACVKAYTPPMNGEVDAKLPPGAAFQWLGWDFIREHDIPALAEHCLDVFFQEWHRLHPGGVLCP
- a CDS encoding FecCD family ABC transporter permease — translated: MDQTKNKIPPAQVLWLLAVLLLVSILVSLLAGRFPISLADVMKVLSGYSDNEQISHIIYQVRLPRIFAAIQVGGALAVSGAAYQGMFKNPLVSPDLLGASSGASFGAVLGIVLSVGIVGTKMMAFAFGLLAVMMAWFIAARIGKGNNMVFLLVLGGILVSGLFQSLITLMKYTADTENKLPEITFWLMGSLNKATYQDALGMMAPFSICIAVLVFCSNKINILALGEEEAKSLGVNTRLLQVIITVSATVLTAYSISVTGTIGWIGLIVPHLARMMMGPNFKYVIPGSLLLGAVYLLLMDDLCRSLMTIEIPLGITTSLVGIPFLIFLMSRRESGW
- a CDS encoding ABC transporter ATP-binding protein, translating into MKMEMKDLSCGYHGHEVIEHINMTIKAKEMWCVLGSNGVGKTTFFKTVLRLLGPINGSISLNDIPLESWNRKELAKQIAYVPQNHVPPFAFTVKEVIAMGRNPHQQGLGKLNGEDRRAVEEAMELLGIEYLCNKDYTRISGGERQLTLIARAIAQQTPILVLDEPVSNLDFGNQARIISHICGLVEKLDRTVIMTTHFPDHGFLADANVLLLYKNKKHCVGKGKDIITEQAVKELYGIENRILYLDSCKKTVCVSL
- a CDS encoding zinc ribbon domain-containing protein yields the protein MAEVSMCQSCGLPFNREHAHFIATEPDGSRSIYCTNCYKSGKFIDPDMTMEEMIDTIVPVLGKSIGKEEARNEMTALLPTLKRWK